From a single Okeanomitos corallinicola TIOX110 genomic region:
- a CDS encoding DUF2358 domain-containing protein, whose product MTILETLTADYSRFPENQTYSIYAEDVYFQDAVFKFKGLELYKWMIKFIQTFFLNLKMDLHNIQQQENMIKSEWTLSWNSPLPWKPRISISGWSELRLNTEGLINSHIDYWHCSKLDVLKQHLFFANKG is encoded by the coding sequence ATGACTATTTTAGAAACACTTACAGCAGATTACTCTAGATTTCCAGAGAATCAAACCTATAGCATTTATGCAGAAGATGTTTATTTTCAAGATGCTGTTTTTAAATTTAAAGGATTAGAACTCTATAAATGGATGATTAAATTCATTCAAACATTTTTCCTGAATTTAAAAATGGATTTACATAATATTCAACAACAAGAAAACATGATTAAAAGCGAATGGACTCTGAGTTGGAATTCCCCTCTTCCCTGGAAACCAAGAATCTCCATCTCCGGTTGGAGTGAACTACGTCTGAATACGGAAGGTTTAATAAATTCTCACATAGATTATTGGCACTGTTCCAAATTAGATGTACTTAAACAACACCTATTTTTCGCAAACAAAGGATAA
- a CDS encoding fibronectin type III domain-containing protein codes for MATIYQTPRLQLGNAPLDGYAGSETDQFALVWQTTGSLSTDNFIVEYRPVGTSTWTSAPNPSTINTGVGSRINHTVTVTGVNYNTDYEYRVRHFQGSTLVETHQEAFKTRLPVGDLVDLPLLLMVTQPDPDEKLALGQFRIGLI; via the coding sequence ATGGCGACAATATATCAAACCCCCAGACTTCAACTAGGGAATGCCCCACTTGATGGTTATGCTGGTTCAGAAACAGATCAGTTTGCCCTAGTTTGGCAAACCACCGGCAGTTTATCAACAGATAATTTTATTGTTGAATATCGTCCTGTAGGTACTAGTACATGGACTTCTGCACCCAATCCTAGCACTATAAATACTGGAGTTGGCAGTCGCATCAACCATACTGTCACCGTCACAGGAGTTAATTATAATACAGATTACGAGTATCGGGTACGTCACTTTCAAGGAAGTACCTTAGTCGAAACCCATCAAGAAGCCTTTAAAACCCGTTTACCAGTTGGTGACCTAGTGGATTTACCTTTGCTGCTTATGGTGACTCAGCCGGACCCGGACGAGAAGCTGGCTTTGGGGCAGTTCAGAATCGGATTAATTTGA
- a CDS encoding TRC40/GET3/ArsA family transport-energizing ATPase, translating into MRVILMTGKGGVGKTSVAAATGLRCAELGYRTLVLSTDPAHSLADSFDMELGHDAKQVRPNLWGAELDALQELEGNWGAVKRYITQVLQARGLEGIQAEELAILPGMDEIFGLVRMKRHYDEGEYDVLIIDSAPTGTALRLLSLPEVGGWYMRRFYKPFQNISVALRPLVEPIFKPIAGFSLPDKEVMDAPYEFYEQIEALEKVLTDNTQTSVRLVTNPEKMVIKESLRAHAYLSLYNVATDLVIANRIIPKEVEDPFFQRWKENQEQYRQEIHQNFLPLPVKEVPLYSEEMCGLAALERLKETLYPNEDPTQVYHKETTIRVVQDNNQYSLELFLPNIPKSQIQLSKSGDELNITIGNHRRNLVLPQALAALQPAGASMEDDYLKIRFA; encoded by the coding sequence ATGCGTGTAATTTTGATGACAGGAAAAGGTGGAGTAGGTAAAACCTCCGTCGCAGCAGCAACTGGACTCCGTTGTGCAGAACTCGGATATCGGACATTAGTATTAAGTACAGATCCGGCACACTCCTTAGCAGACAGCTTTGACATGGAACTAGGTCATGATGCTAAACAAGTCCGTCCCAACTTGTGGGGAGCAGAACTAGACGCATTGCAAGAATTAGAAGGTAACTGGGGTGCAGTCAAACGTTATATTACCCAAGTTTTACAAGCAAGGGGTTTAGAAGGTATCCAAGCCGAAGAACTGGCAATTTTGCCAGGAATGGACGAAATTTTTGGTTTAGTGAGAATGAAACGCCATTATGATGAAGGCGAATATGACGTTTTAATTATTGACTCCGCACCTACTGGTACAGCTTTACGGTTGTTGAGTTTACCAGAAGTTGGCGGTTGGTATATGCGTCGTTTCTATAAACCATTTCAAAATATTTCCGTAGCACTGAGACCTTTAGTTGAACCGATTTTTAAACCCATTGCTGGTTTCTCTTTACCGGATAAAGAAGTAATGGATGCACCCTATGAATTTTATGAACAAATAGAAGCATTGGAAAAAGTATTAACTGATAATACTCAAACCTCTGTCAGACTTGTTACCAACCCAGAAAAAATGGTGATCAAAGAATCTCTGCGCGCTCATGCCTATTTGAGTTTATATAATGTAGCCACGGATTTAGTTATTGCTAACCGTATTATTCCCAAAGAAGTGGAAGATCCATTTTTCCAAAGATGGAAAGAAAATCAAGAACAATATCGCCAAGAAATACATCAGAACTTCCTACCTTTACCAGTAAAAGAAGTACCTCTTTATTCAGAAGAAATGTGTGGTTTAGCAGCATTAGAAAGACTAAAAGAAACACTTTATCCTAATGAAGATCCTACCCAAGTTTACCATAAAGAAACTACCATCAGAGTAGTGCAAGACAACAACCAATATAGCTTGGAATTATTTTTACCTAATATTCCTAAAAGCCAAATTCAACTCAGTAAAAGCGGAGATGAATTAAACATTACTATTGGTAATCATCGCCGTAATTTAGTATTACCTCAAGCTTTAGCTGCATTACAACCAGCAGGGGCATCTATGGAAGATGATTATTTAAAAATCCGTTTTGCGTAA